One stretch of Pseudomonas azotoformans DNA includes these proteins:
- a CDS encoding BUD32 family EKC/KEOPS complex subunit, with product MIEGAKILEQDSYGPKVYLLADGNILKLFRRKRLFSSALFRPYSKRFIDNVAQLQQRGIPTLTVLAFYQLAAPGMTAVLYRPLPGETLRQISNKDGFDWQTNLDPLVALIRRLHGAGIYFRSLHLGNIVVTPDNEMGLIDVADMRFFRAPLNPELARRNLQHFARYIAREKLNERFPMQALEQALLAA from the coding sequence ATGATTGAAGGCGCCAAGATCCTCGAACAGGACAGCTACGGCCCTAAAGTCTACCTGCTGGCAGACGGGAACATCCTTAAACTGTTTCGCCGTAAACGCCTGTTTTCCTCGGCACTGTTTCGTCCTTACTCCAAACGTTTCATCGATAACGTGGCGCAGCTGCAACAGCGTGGCATCCCCACCTTGACCGTACTGGCGTTCTATCAATTGGCTGCGCCCGGCATGACGGCTGTGCTGTATCGCCCACTGCCAGGGGAAACGCTGCGTCAGATCTCCAACAAAGACGGCTTTGACTGGCAAACGAATCTCGACCCGCTGGTGGCACTCATTCGCCGCCTGCATGGTGCAGGCATCTACTTTCGCTCCCTGCACCTGGGCAATATCGTGGTCACACCTGACAACGAAATGGGCCTGATCGATGTGGCTGATATGCGCTTTTTTCGCGCACCTCTTAACCCGGAACTCGCACGGCGCAACCTGCAGCACTTCGCGCGCTATATTGCGCGCGAGAAGCTGAACGAACGCTTTCCAATGCAAGCACTGGAGCAGGCGCTGTTAGCGGCATGA